One stretch of Rickettsiales bacterium DNA includes these proteins:
- a CDS encoding LOG family protein, with translation MPIVRLSGRVLGAEDPKRKDRAELLYHIFANGWDIYNSNGDQSVRLENIQKKIIETDAFVFTPSPSLEDYFNLSSIFVGFQTNDSDLTGKSAIIVNSDESWNSFLEMCNHLKLLGTVKQNYSEFVEVVKASSDVVEKLKATKISGSYKPSDEPDFVNAGAIYKENESHIKKPKFKVCVFCSASIKKKDYLEEGYNLGGLIAKKNWGCISGAGKTGIMGEVVRGAYENGGWSAGSNVPHIIQMEGLPDGLNEFWPRGDIYTRMEVMIRKSNAFVIMPGGMGTVQELFALLLLKHQNNDLMRDKKIVIYNKLDSEFAKRFWNPILEIIKKFENFNCNFQVANEFEEIIPLLEQKCEI, from the coding sequence ATGCCAATTGTTAGGCTTTCAGGTAGAGTTTTAGGGGCTGAAGACCCAAAAAGAAAAGATAGAGCAGAATTGCTTTATCACATTTTTGCAAATGGTTGGGATATTTATAATTCCAATGGTGATCAATCTGTTCGTTTAGAAAATATTCAAAAGAAAATCATTGAAACTGACGCTTTTGTTTTTACACCTAGTCCATCGCTTGAAGATTATTTCAATTTGAGTTCAATTTTTGTTGGTTTTCAAACTAATGATTCAGATTTAACGGGTAAGTCAGCTATTATCGTAAATTCTGATGAGAGCTGGAATAGCTTTCTTGAAATGTGTAATCACTTAAAATTACTCGGCACGGTTAAGCAAAATTATTCTGAATTTGTTGAGGTTGTAAAAGCTTCAAGTGATGTTGTAGAAAAATTGAAAGCTACTAAAATTTCTGGTAGTTATAAACCATCTGATGAGCCTGATTTTGTTAATGCTGGTGCGATATATAAAGAAAATGAATCTCATATTAAAAAGCCTAAATTTAAGGTTTGTGTGTTTTGTTCTGCCTCAATTAAGAAAAAAGATTATTTAGAGGAAGGCTATAATTTAGGCGGTTTAATTGCTAAGAAAAATTGGGGTTGCATTAGTGGTGCTGGCAAAACTGGAATTATGGGTGAAGTTGTGCGTGGTGCTTATGAAAATGGCGGTTGGAGTGCCGGTTCAAATGTTCCGCATATTATACAAATGGAAGGGCTGCCCGATGGTTTGAATGAGTTTTGGCCAAGGGGTGATATCTACACTAGAATGGAAGTTATGATTAGAAAATCCAATGCTTTTGTGATTATGCCGGGTGGTATGGGAACTGTGCAGGAGCTTTTCGCATTGCTACTTCTTAAGCATCAAAATAATGATTTAATGCGTGATAAAAAAATCGTTATTTATAATAAATTAGATAGCGAATTTGCAAAAAGATTTTGGAATCCAATTCTTGAAATCATCAAAAAGTTTGAGAATTTCAATTGTAATTTCCAAGTCGCTAATGAGTTTGAAGAAATTATACCTCTCCTTGAGCAGAAATGCGAGATTTAG